The Coffea arabica cultivar ET-39 chromosome 8e, Coffea Arabica ET-39 HiFi, whole genome shotgun sequence genome window below encodes:
- the LOC113706328 gene encoding replication factor C subunit 2, protein MASSSSSLTSSSGPDIPWVEKYRPTKVADIVGNEDAVARLQVIARDGNMPNLILAGPPGTGKTTSVLALAHELLGPNYKEAVLELNASDDRGIDVVRNKIKMFAQKKVTLSAGRHKIIILDEADSMTSGAQQALRRIMEIYSNSTRFALACNTSSKVIEPIQSRCAIVRFSRLTDQEILSRLMVVVAAEKVPYVPEGLDAIIFTADGDMRQALNNLQATNSGFGFVNQENVFKVCDQPHPLHVKSMIRNLLEGKFDDSCAGLKQLYDLGYSPTDIITTLFRVIKNYDMAEYLKLEFMKETGFAHMRICDGVGSYLQLCGLLAKLALVRDTAKAA, encoded by the exons ATGgcatcctcttcttcttctttaactTCTAGTTCGGGCCCAGATATTCCATGGGTGGAGAAGTACAGGCCCACTAAAGTAGCTGACATCGTCGGAAACGAAGACGCCGTAGCCAGGCTCCAAGTCATCGCCCGCGATGGCAACATGCCCAACCTCATCTTGGCC GGTCCACCTGGAACGGGTAAGACCACTAGTGTTTTAGCTCTTGCACATGAACTTTTAGGACCAAACTACAAGGAGGCAGTTTTAGAGTTAAATGCATCAGATGACAG GGGTATTGATGTTGTTAGAAACAAAATCAAAATGTTTGCACAGAAAAAAGTCACTCTATCTGCGGGCCGTCATAAGATAATAATATTGGATGAAGCAGACAG CATGACATCTGGAGCTCAGCAAGCTTTGAGAAGGATAATGGAAATATATTCAAACTCCACACGCTTTGCTCTTGCTTGCAACACATCATCAAAAGTTATTGAACCAATTCAGAGTAGGTGTGCCATTGTCCGCTTTTCTCGATTAACTGATCAAGAGATTCTTAGTCGTCTCATGGTAGTGGTTGCAGCAGAAAAG GTACCTTATGTTCCAGAAGGGCTTGATGCGATTATATTCACTGCTGATGGTGATATGAGACAGGCCTTGAATAACTTGCAAGCAACAAATAGTGGATTTGGGTTTGTCAACCAAGAAAATGTTTTCAAG GTTTGTGACCAGCCCCATCCCTTGCATGTGAAGAGTATGATACGCAATCTTCTCGagggaaaatttgatgattcatGTGCTGGTCTAAAGCAGCTTTACGACCTGGGTTATTCTCCTACTGATATAATTACAACCCTTTTTCGAGTCATAAAGAACTATGACATGGCAGAATACCTAAAGTTGGAATTCATGAAG GAAACTGGATTTGCACATATGAGGATCTGTGATGGAGTTGGTTCATATCTTCAGCTCTGCGGTCTGCTTGCTAAGCTTGCTCTCGTTCGAGATACAGCTAAAGCAGCTTAG